From the Haloarcula sp. H-GB4 genome, one window contains:
- a CDS encoding ABC transporter ATP-binding protein, translating into MTAIEIESLRKSYGDVTAIADLSLSIDDGEFFGLLGPNGAGKTTTMEILTGQLSPDSGQAAVLGVDPATQPTAVRERAGILPEKESPPSFMTPREYFDFVGAIRDMPDDEVTAQTESWADRLGFTEKLDTLSSDLSRGQQQKVMIAGAFFHEPAVVFIDEPLANLDPIVQERVKRFLRSYRDDGNTIVVTTHDVDVAAELCSRVGIMYGGDLVADVRPTELDADVTLLDVFLDNVDATVDQGPKPLTHE; encoded by the coding sequence GTGACAGCAATCGAGATCGAATCACTCCGGAAGTCCTACGGCGACGTAACCGCGATAGCCGACCTCTCGCTCAGCATCGACGATGGTGAGTTCTTCGGACTGCTCGGGCCGAACGGCGCCGGCAAGACCACGACGATGGAGATCCTCACCGGACAACTCAGTCCGGACAGTGGACAGGCAGCGGTACTCGGTGTCGACCCGGCAACGCAGCCAACAGCGGTCCGCGAACGAGCGGGGATTCTCCCTGAAAAAGAGTCACCGCCGAGTTTCATGACGCCGCGCGAGTACTTCGACTTCGTCGGTGCTATCCGGGATATGCCCGACGACGAAGTGACAGCGCAGACCGAGTCGTGGGCCGACCGGCTTGGCTTTACCGAGAAGCTCGACACGCTGTCCTCGGACCTTTCGCGGGGCCAACAGCAGAAAGTGATGATCGCCGGCGCGTTCTTCCACGAGCCTGCTGTCGTATTCATCGACGAACCGCTGGCGAATCTCGATCCGATCGTTCAGGAGCGGGTCAAGCGCTTCCTGCGTTCGTACCGGGACGACGGCAACACAATTGTCGTCACAACACACGACGTAGACGTTGCTGCCGAACTCTGTTCGCGGGTCGGCATCATGTACGGCGGCGACCTCGTCGCTGATGTCCGGCCGACAGAACTCGACGCCGATGTGACGCTCCTCGACGTGTTTCTGGACAACGTCGACGCGACAGTGGACCAGGGACCCAAACCGCTGACACATGAGTGA
- a CDS encoding DUF2249 domain-containing protein, whose translation MAEQQLDLREIPPPKRHPKIFDAFEDLDSGEALTIVNDHEPTPLYHQMAAERQSFDAEGYTVDRIGSNEFIATLPKK comes from the coding sequence ATGGCAGAACAACAACTCGATCTTCGAGAGATTCCACCGCCGAAGCGACACCCGAAGATCTTCGATGCGTTCGAGGACCTGGACAGCGGAGAGGCACTGACGATAGTCAACGACCACGAGCCGACGCCGCTCTATCACCAGATGGCCGCGGAGCGACAATCGTTCGACGCCGAGGGCTACACTGTCGACCGCATCGGTTCAAACGAGTTCATCGCAACCCTCCCGAAAAAGTAG
- a CDS encoding universal stress protein, giving the protein MTHTETSLQEFLERSDTAAPPQRILYPIFSTHDDFTFETALNIADGIDGELLVLDFLTGGATRSSETTSVGRKLLQARLDETHTADAHLIVEETDSPLKTAIKVAQRRHVQLAVLDEHTPELFGEGLRGNAADRMRKKASCDVVSVTYSRPASGISSVLVPIAEGTHSALGVVVGGALAMGADAPLDLFHVSETKDETAVARASKLFETARTRLPESVTLDTWHLEAPDVAEAIINESTHYTVTVIGKPTQSRLREFVTGSVTAAVTEESENAVLTVQGDGDGGFSFERN; this is encoded by the coding sequence ACTCACACAGAAACCAGTCTGCAGGAGTTTCTGGAGCGCTCTGATACTGCTGCTCCGCCACAACGAATTCTCTACCCGATTTTCAGTACACACGACGATTTCACGTTCGAGACTGCGCTGAACATCGCGGACGGTATCGATGGGGAACTGCTCGTTCTTGATTTTCTCACGGGCGGCGCTACCCGGAGTTCAGAGACAACTTCAGTCGGTCGAAAGCTACTGCAGGCACGACTGGACGAGACGCACACTGCTGACGCGCATTTGATTGTTGAAGAGACCGATAGCCCACTCAAGACCGCAATCAAGGTCGCACAACGGCGCCACGTCCAGTTGGCTGTGTTGGACGAGCACACACCCGAACTGTTTGGTGAAGGACTTCGAGGCAACGCAGCCGACCGGATGCGAAAGAAAGCATCGTGCGATGTTGTCTCCGTTACATATTCACGACCTGCCTCGGGAATCTCATCGGTACTTGTCCCGATTGCCGAAGGCACACATTCTGCTCTCGGAGTTGTTGTCGGCGGCGCGTTAGCGATGGGCGCAGACGCACCCCTTGACCTCTTCCACGTGTCTGAAACGAAAGACGAGACTGCGGTGGCAAGAGCATCAAAGCTGTTCGAAACAGCGCGAACCCGTCTCCCGGAGTCGGTCACCCTCGACACATGGCATCTCGAAGCACCTGATGTTGCGGAAGCAATAATCAACGAGTCTACGCATTATACGGTCACTGTGATAGGGAAACCAACCCAAAGCCGCCTTCGAGAGTTCGTAACGGGCTCAGTGACTGCAGCCGTAACAGAAGAATCCGAGAATGCAGTTCTGACCGTACAGGGAGACGGCGATGGCGGTTTCAGCTTCGAGCGAAACTGA
- a CDS encoding nitroreductase family protein, with product MSQTNAAHNLDDEIAEYRDPVHNVDPLFVNRWSPRAMTGDSLADDDLHSLFEAARWAPSAFNNQHWRFVYATREDDEWDSFLDLLNEANRSWARDAGALIAVFSKVTLDHNGEPAVTRSFDTGAAWQNLALEGARRDLAVHPMAGFDWDRIHDVLGVPEDEFDAEAMVAVGERADPETLPDDLKEREEPSGRKPLDEIVFSGRFE from the coding sequence ATGTCACAGACGAATGCCGCCCATAATCTCGACGACGAGATCGCAGAATACCGTGACCCTGTCCACAACGTCGACCCGCTCTTTGTCAATCGCTGGTCGCCCCGTGCGATGACTGGTGACTCTCTCGCTGACGATGACCTCCATTCGTTGTTTGAAGCCGCACGCTGGGCCCCGTCCGCGTTCAATAATCAGCACTGGCGGTTTGTCTACGCTACTCGCGAAGACGACGAGTGGGACTCCTTCCTCGACCTGCTGAACGAGGCCAACCGCTCCTGGGCACGCGATGCTGGCGCGCTCATCGCCGTCTTCTCGAAGGTCACCCTCGACCACAACGGCGAGCCCGCTGTGACGCGCTCTTTTGATACCGGCGCGGCATGGCAGAACCTCGCTCTCGAAGGCGCTCGGCGTGACCTGGCTGTCCATCCGATGGCGGGCTTCGACTGGGACCGGATTCACGACGTCCTTGGCGTCCCCGAAGACGAATTCGATGCCGAGGCGATGGTCGCCGTCGGTGAACGCGCCGACCCCGAAACGTTACCTGACGACCTCAAAGAGCGTGAAGAACCGAGCGGTCGGAAGCCGCTGGACGAAATTGTCTTCAGCGGCCGGTTTGAGTGA